From Terriglobales bacterium:
CCGGTCGCCGCAGGCTTCCACGCAGGTCTTCTTGCACTTGCCGGTCTTGAGCTCGATGCAGGTTTCGGGATCGATGAGCGTGACCGGCGGAATGGCCTGCGCGAAGGGCAGGTAGACTGGTTTGCGCTTGCCGAGACCGAGATTGAATTCATCGCGGAACTTCGGCTCTTTGTAGATGCAAGCCTCGACGCACTCCTGGCAGCCGGTGCAGAGGTCCTCGAGGACGTAGCGCGGCTTGCGCCGGACGGTGACCCGGTAGTTGCCCACGAACCCGTCCACCTTCACGACCTCGGAGTAGCTCCACAGCGTGATGTTGGGATGGGAGCCGGCCGCGGCCATCTTGGGCGAGAGCACGCACATGGCGCAATCGAGCGTGGGGAACGTCTTGTCGAACTTGGCCATGTGGCCGCCGATGGTGGGCTCGCGCTCGACGAGGTAGACCTGCTTGCCGGCGTTCGCGAGAACGAGGGCGGCGTGAATGCCCGCGATGCCGCCACCCACGACCAGCACGTTCGGGTTGATGGCGACCTTTTTCACCTCGAGCGGCTTGTGCAGCGGCACCCGCTGGATGGCGGCGCGGGCGAGGGCCATGGCCTTGCGCGTGGCCTCCGCGCGGTCCGTGTGCACCCAGGCGTCGTGCTCGCGCACGTTGACCATCTGGAAGAAGAACGGGTTCAGCCCGCCGCGGCGCGTGGCCTCGCGGAAGGTGTGCTCGTGCAGGAGCGGCGAGCACGCCGCCACCACGATGCGGTTGAGCCGGTTCTCGATGATGTCCTGCACGATCATCTCCTGCCCCGGATCCGAGCACATGTACTTGTAGTCGCGCGAAACGACCACGTTGGGCAGGGTGGCGACGTATTTGGCGACCGCCCGCACGTCGACCATCCCGGCGATGTTCGTGCCGCAATGACAGATGTAGAAGCCGATGCGGACCGGTTCGTGTTTTTTCGGCGTATACATGGCTCAGTCTCCCAGGGCTTCGGCCAGCAGTTCGACGATGTCCCGCACAATCATCGGCTTGTCATGCGGGACGACCTTGAGCGCATCCTCGAAGCGGAAGATCTCGTACGGGCAGGACACCGCGAGCACGTCGGCGCCCGTGGCGATGGCCTCCTTGATGCGTCGCTCGGACAAGCGCTCCATTCCTTTCCCCTTGAAAAACGTGTCCAGCCACATGCCGCCACCGCCCCCGCCGCAGCAGATGGCATTCGCGTGGTTGTGGACCATCTCGACGATCTTGACTCCGGGGATGGCGCGGAGCAGGGCCCGCGGTTCATCGTACATCCCAGCGCGGCGACCGAGGCAGCACGAGTCGTGGTAGGTGACAGTGTAATTCAGCTTCTTGGTCAGTTTGGGCTTCAGCTGCTCCAGGTGCTCGGCGAGCAACATGTGGGTGTGGTCGACCTGGTAGTTGAAACCGTACATCGGATAGCGGATGCGGAACGCGTTGTAGGCGTGCGCATCGCCGGTGAGCAGGCGGTTGAACCGGTATTTCTTGAAGATCTCCATGTTGTAGTCGGTCAGCGTCTCGAAGAGCCCCGACTCCCAGGTGAGCTGCCCGCAGTCGCCGGCGCACTTCTCCTCGTTCCCGAGGATGGCGAAGTCGATGCCCAGCGCATGCAGGAGCTTCGCGGTGGCGCGGCTGTTGTCCTGGCCGCGGCCGTAGTAGGCGGTGTAGCACTCCACGAACCAGAGCACGTCGACCGGCCGATTGAGCTCGGCCATGACGGGCACGGGCACCGGCGCGGTGACCTTCCAGGCGACGCGCTTGCGGGACGACT
This genomic window contains:
- a CDS encoding (Fe-S)-binding protein — its product is MAVMLEPELEQKGSTLETLLQTPDGKRILTCIQCGTCAGTCPYGEYMDFPPRRIINMLRRGRIEEVFKSDSMLRCVACYACMSKCPRGIRLSDVLLPLVKEQTLVNQPEIPAELQKTLQNTLRYGNPMGESSRKRVAWKVTAPVPVPVMAELNRPVDVLWFVECYTAYYGRGQDNSRATAKLLHALGIDFAILGNEEKCAGDCGQLTWESGLFETLTDYNMEIFKKYRFNRLLTGDAHAYNAFRIRYPMYGFNYQVDHTHMLLAEHLEQLKPKLTKKLNYTVTYHDSCCLGRRAGMYDEPRALLRAIPGVKIVEMVHNHANAICCGGGGGGMWLDTFFKGKGMERLSERRIKEAIATGADVLAVSCPYEIFRFEDALKVVPHDKPMIVRDIVELLAEALGD
- a CDS encoding CoB--CoM heterodisulfide reductase iron-sulfur subunit A family protein — its product is MYTPKKHEPVRIGFYICHCGTNIAGMVDVRAVAKYVATLPNVVVSRDYKYMCSDPGQEMIVQDIIENRLNRIVVAACSPLLHEHTFREATRRGGLNPFFFQMVNVREHDAWVHTDRAEATRKAMALARAAIQRVPLHKPLEVKKVAINPNVLVVGGGIAGIHAALVLANAGKQVYLVEREPTIGGHMAKFDKTFPTLDCAMCVLSPKMAAAGSHPNITLWSYSEVVKVDGFVGNYRVTVRRKPRYVLEDLCTGCQECVEACIYKEPKFRDEFNLGLGKRKPVYLPFAQAIPPVTLIDPETCIELKTGKCKKTCVEACGDRKAIDFKQKEELREITVGTIIVATGFQIFDAKRTPYYGYGIYPNVYNALEVERLINASGPTGGEIVLRNGQVPKKVAIIHCVGSRDENTNRWCSRVCCLYSLKLAHLIREHTQAEIYNFYIDIRTPGKGMEEFYCRIAEEGMNLIRGRVADVYPDPSDGATGRLVVQAEDTLLDCIMKVP